A genome region from Mugil cephalus isolate CIBA_MC_2020 chromosome 13, CIBA_Mcephalus_1.1, whole genome shotgun sequence includes the following:
- the tacc2 gene encoding mucin-17 isoform X4: MQFCRKVLCQPCSARVTSPEEDMEYKMGSCIGIAHTQTGTRSETERDDATLLTEASTSQRGIPSLPLLPDVPVVTGVEESVGGAAADQEDKEELEFPHDLLPSLDFSSEFNIWESSLGTHFSSGEGKCEQVNPLLAGLQHHMEVSGPPVVPDPRPHGCDPVITDVQPSPRPTATPYPGGRPLTPSSSVVLDLELQEAFKECEEQMASLGMLTPTERHSPTMSETVNDAGKTAGEGTVNESSESSSVPPITVQPGHSNGGHGNESTHGNSEAANSQKDTVVFSFRNYILGTEDRAGTEETGGETKATQSLVECAETEPEKETETDEPKQTPPCTQLEIATDSCKETSKHAAFSEQGKDLREDHVDAATEEWKTVAREKGTEANVTKESDEINICTVETNTDNSVIGSSECSAQLKGKDTLLELRSEAQAPTDEHAEKKGSESEAAKQTSSKSDKQTEQNKEAKKKKHRKKKKTEKSAAKSENQEQPASLLNTGNHTDPLVCDESVSEAQDVRCGEQPDNSIDCQQQPSPEGKPISSPPLSSSHSGSDHLTPPASSPVSNPALSQRPHQSHNQDTPSYYMHQVEPHVTDNQKTPTTFVQTAVIDPAASSDQISGAQTEEAVVTTGTEILTREDQSPLSGSTSCVGESSVESALEEALVVVAALPLTTPTLPAVIESKREGESARRDSLKREASEAIAESEKEVGEKQFIGIEKCLSAADGDGGELLGSSPQLPLIGSQGKCSLAFSAKEGQAACEKSCSSKMPHNSSEAENKGPTDTTVHVSDTEISPAEEGEAEREPLRLEAFINTSPLGLLTGPGCQDHRAAGSEKAGEGGGGGGEEVGEKGGLARVHSSFSQPQGSATGVSSDKTETCPPTDVAESQLKSQSEPTVTITESISTEQDRLLHPCQEQSSAAIAPLPTPTEQSSSSSTNGGGIRADLKLNLISEEASSLGRTCEESPVVETNYSQVSLPSISPQPLTTSQQIPVKQQESNNQQVQPSSTTEVRTAESAAEFQVEAHIQSNSDSPAMSGVGVYLCDSTRGNNRVHFADNVKGKGSSSVDHRNMSGATLDCASLPPLTVHESLRYPVVEASYTFSDYLSPKKPEVPTKPAPTKDDTAIRSSADSPKPHTDVQLDKGDMGNKDTEENSAIDHSGNDSLETNTVDVQSVTEASAKQLPRPTENNQTGDGEFSELLQTPGSVISQTHHPAVEAVTAKVTEQEETDAGAVCQRLPEDKETTVLTADSKDAVKNELSHESPLISDIPINVEEKEGTQHDVSSSFVLPVDDVSREPLTDVSAELSVGQLPADHDPTSKPEPVTLTCATYSAPSRPPLTQLDETPPSGLVNTNAIDQPKSTIDSANLTKDESLTSEETTSDQSSSVTNPAFVLQPPGPMLSHLEFISDSDVSLPGQTDNNSTGGDSTSVSGEVDGSQRREVTQVCLAHDLECSDVKADEICPIMEDRNDAKESVAGNSVTNNLVTPFSQVENLPPPSVPPGADDVQAMGESDKVISLTHAEPDSTGIKPVICEASIRDDLLNASCPLSPDLPTDEAYSKTAQENVKEEHKVGDETSVLFEEKKKQAGEETMDNQKEAAESNKLHTGNNGTTPQQSNGTDKEAVEKIAAPQPPLKHKVQKTESPLSETFSLSTSTPASEEVLRTDSSAEPQTVYDQNLHQTLAATLECSSDSAPDSSVALGQSQSAPEPDCFARQQEQQQQQRRLGSRHPTEELPGGCLERGEKTDSETQAVVRGVKGATEEADVPVGSLCQLGGKEELVGDDSIGSEGVMGADKGEAVLPGVEGANVPSQLDLNETGRTAERNTSCDTETVTTSSHVGDTTQEIDEKESSGLGGGGSDADLVPDTAFVSDLDGKGQQKSHVSAACQDQYVEPGTSKNKAVSVRSASQQHETSPPQTSVSSKAGTDSEDIDTPVIPSAKQAEEIHAKVFSALPDPTGQPGSGENAFSAATAVNGNSSESGECEIQDTVCVPLEQQSSNKTLATQRSPVVQTPIKGSEVITKEDKAALDGEKVNSQGEEQSEIKIRDSEGMEKQGAVNLTGNAKEDSGSGSVKAAGPFQSGVSSSSETSVCPSEGSVGAPKAAEIDNDQTDFTSVVLSKCQEDFSSTSTVAPIPDDQVSLSKPHSDIVETPIVTAPERETESPEKAPACSPPVEQVSVNIEAVDVSERPAPGLTVQEPDTNWIKALKEAASHSQSEQVNRLETSRPLPSLESPQLEFLTPTEDCAPPRQEEIPPEVQAAEETTEIPSLNLPKKPVDLPLPLKKAADLPEPTRKAAELHEPEQSTKVELPEVEIKTELSGANEKEEEPPEEFKEPVSSTEASEEQAEVFEPTKRTEEIPEPTENEIESLEEPTKDEEPEAAKTTTEPPQPENKLVSELPEELVEIPAQIPPVEPFQVPAEKTAVTETVEIPTAEPQDSWPSLAEQSERGHPAPASPPPPASEHHPPSAHPPHLPTPTPQESHALEALTTPPASPLLPPPAPASPPAPSDCEDHHPASAPCPVPLRSSDSDGAFETPESTTPVKAVSPAEPQREQLHDKDTLDGVPAAGLTTGDPPGLSSSSAFDEDKPIAASGAYNIEVFATEATSHTLTRSLSLQGADLDSSSLLDGSLSGGYRPHSESFSVGTESAPGTLRRPKKVRPGSLKKKPLLRQNSNPESASPASSSSTPEIKKRAKPLTASPLPAQEETEGGSATPSPGGTLRKTRKSRVQTPPPLPEETSHISQEERSVVPALPLCQEEVPLPGSLTNEEDSPIPPSASYQWDPENFENIDPFKTGGSKIANSPDLGRKAPVCGPIPTPPESPPVPAVEQRLPHSPVPPKEPVTNPEEQPIIPKRQPVRLEFDYSEEGSEASHQASPPLKKVGKKPGAKMPLRKPKLGLKKAPPPTTEPLDNTPQAQHNGNEDEIPVPKAAYNFEPDKWDDPNFNPFSSKKGIANSPKLPRPSYTFDPNNFDDSIDPFKSSSNISNSPPKASASYELSSNDNDNENDNDNVGELEDQNQNKPAKKKKTPIKSKSRGVSSLCCLFNTFRVKRSPKKSPLSDTSQDPADELHSQEDHATDEEKLASSTNHKWAALHDMDSDLNSDQQDFPQPCDLTSFVNENSLPQETPVQDYEIEYMEKIGSASPPLSVKKPSLYLKLDSVSDNLTKNTHGSEPSSPCTGSFEEMEAQITAGMKTPVLSSRPGPEGSAGGDKGRKRESEALSRTQSTEREEQPPSQGPVEAPAPATAMPLLDRLSECDDPLQYLEPDLAETNPTAFAQKLQSRLKKASTRRWNINGSPLLKHRDVASSAESAVSMNSLYARTAATSYIEGESPHLPRELDHSLGIAREEIVTKEKEVLEWQRKYEGSRQEVVEMRRIVAEYEKTIAQMIGMPEDDQKEKSLSHHTIQQLILEKDQALADLNSVEKSLADLFRRYEKMKDVLEGFRKNEEVLKKCAQEYLSRVRKEEQRYQALKIHAEEKLDRANAEIAQVRAKAKQEQAAHQASLRKEQMKVDSLERTLEQKNKEIEELTKICDELIAKMGKS, from the exons ACCGGAACACGGAGTGAGACCGAGAGAGACGACGCAACGCTGCTGACAGAAGCGTCCACCAGCCAGCGCGGCATCCCGTCCCTGCCGCTGCTCCCGGACGTCCCAGTCGTCACCGGAGTGGAGGAGAGCGtaggtggagcagcagcagaccaggaggacaaggaggagctGGAGTTTCCTCACGACCTGCTGCCCAGTTTAGATTTCAGCAGCGAGTTCAACATCTGGGAGTCCTCACTCGG AACTCACTTTAGCTCAGGTGAGGGAAAATGTGAGCAGGTGAACCCCCTGCTGGCGGGCCTGCAGCATCACATGGAAGTCAGTGGACCACCGGTGGTCCCTGACCCAAG GCCTCATGGCTGCGACCCAGTTATCACAGATGTCCAGCCTTCACCTCGGCCCACTGCCACACCTTACCCGGGCGGCCGACCCCTGACCCCTTCCTCATCCGTCGTCTTAGACCTGGAACTCCAAGAGGCCTTTAAGGAATGTGAAGAACAAATGGCATCACTGGGCATGCTCACTCCCACGGAGCGCCACAGCCCAACTATGTCTGAGACGGTTAACGATGCAGGGAAGACGGCTGGAGAAGGGACGGTTAATGAGTCTAGTGAGTCATCGTCAGTGCCTCCAATCACGGTCCAGCCAGGGCATAGCAACGGGGGCCATGGAAACGAGAGTACACATGGAAACAGTGAGGCAGCAAACAGTCAGAAGGATACAGTTGTGTTTAGTTTCAGGAATTACATACTGGGCACTGAGGATAGAGCAGGGACAGAAGAGACAGGCGGGGAAACAAAAGCAACTCAGAGTCTGGTTGAATGTGCAGAGACTGAGCCAGAGAAAGAAACGGAGACGGATGAACCGAAGCAAACGCCCCCGTGCACACAATTAGAAATAGCAACAGATTCATGTAAAGAAACGTCCAAACATGCTGCGTTCAGTGAACAGGGAAAGGATCTAAGGGAGGATCATGTTGATGCAGCTACTGAGGAGTGGAAAACAGTGGCTAGGGAGAAAGGCACCGAGGCGAACGTAACGAAGGAAAGTGATGAGATTAACATTTGTACAGTTGAAACCAATACCGATAATTCAGTTATAGGTTCGTCAGAGTGCAGCGCTCAGTTAAAGGGTAAAGACACATTATTAGAGCTGCGGTCAGAGGCACAGGCCCCAACAGACGAACACGCGGAGAAGAAGGGGTCAGAGTCAGAAGCTGCGAAACAGACGAGTTCAAAGAGCGACAAACAGACCGAGCAAAATAAagaggcaaagaaaaagaaacacaggaaaaagaagaagacggagaagAGCGCTGCAAAGTCTGAAAATCAAGAGCAGCCTGCGTCGCTCCTAAATACAGGAAATCACACAGATCCTCTAGTATGTGATGAATCAGTGTCAGAGGCACAGGATGTGAGATGTGGGGAACAGCCTGATAATAGCATTGATTGCCAGCAGCAGCCGAGTCCTGAGGGAAAACCCATATCCAGCCCCCCACTATCATCCTCTCACAGCGGGTCGGATCATCTTACACCCCCAGCCTCTTCACCTGTGTCCAACCCCGCTCTTTCACAGAGGCCTCATCAGTCACACAACCAGGACACACCAAGTTATTATATGCATCAAGTGGAGCCACATGTAACTGATAATCAAAAGACACCCACAACATTCGTCCAAACTGCAGTCATCGATCCAGCTGCTTCCAGTGATCAGATATCAGGTGCACAAACGGAGGAGGCTGTAGTTACCACAGGCACAGAAATACTCACTCGGGAGGATCAGAGCCCACTCTCCGGCAGCACAAGTTGTGTGGGAGAGAGTAGCGTGGAAAGCGCCCTTGAAGAGGCTTTAGTGGTGGTTGCTGCGTTGCCACTGACAACACCCACACTGCCAGCAGTGATAGAAagcaagagagagggagaaagcgCGAGGCGTGATTCACTGAAGAGAGAGGCTAGTGAAGCGATTGCAGAGAGTGAGAAAGAAGTAGGAGAAAAACAATTCATAGGAATAGAAAAGTGCCTCAGCGCTGCCGATGGAGACGGAGGCGAACTCCTGGGCAGCTCTCCTCAGCTCCCGTTAATCGGTTCACAGGGAAAATGCTCACTTGCATTCTCAGCCAAAGAGGGACAGGCTGCCTGtgagaaaagctgcagcagcaaaatGCCACACAACTCTTCAGAGGCTGAAAATAAGGGACCGACGGACACGACGGTGCACGTTTCAGACACGGAGATCTCGCCAGCCGAGGAGGGAGAAGCAGAGAGGGAGCCACTCCGGTTAGAGGCATTCATCAATACTTCTCCCCTTGGGCTACTCACTGGTCCTGGTTGTCAGGATCACAGAGCTGCCGGATCGGAGAAagcaggggagggaggaggaggaggaggagaggaggtgggagaGAAAGGAGGGCTGGCTAGAGTGCACAGTTCATTCAGCCAGCCACAAGGCTCTGCTACTGGGGTGTCATCAGACAAGACTGAAACGTGTCCGCCCACCGATGTTGCCGAGTCACAGCTGAAGTCACAGAGCGAGCCGACGGTTACCATCACTGAGAGCATCAGCACAGAACAGGACCGTCTCCTTCACCCCTGCCAGGAGCAGAGTAGCGCAGCAATTGCACCTCTCCCCACTCCCACTGAGcagagctccagcagcagcacgaACGGAGGAGGAATAAGGGCTGATCTCAAACTGAACTTGATTTCGGAGGAAGCGTCGTCTCTGGGACGCACTTGTGAGGAGTCACCCGTCGTGGAAACAAACTACAGCCAAGTCTCCCTGCCTTCAATCTCACCTCAGCCTTTGACTACTTCACAACAAATCCCAGTCAAGCAACAAGAAAGCAACAATCAACAAGTTCAGCCTAGTAGCACAACAGAAGTAAGGACCGCCGAAAGTGCAGCTGAGTTCCAAGTCGAAGCTCATATCCAGAGCAACAGCGACAGCCCTGCTATGTCTGGAGTGggtgtgtatttatgtgacaGCACTAGAGGTAACAACAGAGTTCACTTTGcagacaatgtgaagggaaagGGCAGTTCTTCTGTGGACCACAGGAACATGTCAGGGGCGACTTTGGACTGCGCCTCTTTGCCACCGCTGACTGTTCACGAGAGTTTGCGGTATCCTGTTGTTGAGGCTAGCTACACCTTTTCAGACTATCTCAGCCCAAAGAAGCCAGAAGTCCCCACAAAGCCAGCTCCTACCAAGGATGACACAGCAATACGGAGCTCAGCCGATTCTCCAAAGCCACACACTGATGTGCAGTTGGATAAAGGTGATATGGGAAATAAAGATACGGAGGAGAACTCTGCTATAGATCACTCAGGTAATGACAGCTTGGAGACCAACACTGTAGATGTACAGTCGGTGACCGAGGCCAGCGCAAAACAGCTTCCACGTCCCACTGAgaacaatcagactggtgatgGAGAGTTCTCTGAGCTTTTACAAACACCAGGAAGTGTCATTTCTCAGACCCATCATCCAGCAGTTGAAGCAGTGACAGCAAAGGTGACAGAGCAAGAAGAGACGGACGCAGGTGCTGTATGTCAGCGTTTACCTGAGGATAAGGAAACCACTGTGTTAACTGCAGATTCTAAAGACGCAGTCAAAAATGAACTGTCCCACGAGTCACCTTTAATAAGTGATATCCCAATCAatgtggaagaaaaagaagggacGCAGCATGATGTTTCGTCTAGTTTTGTGCTTCCAGTTGACGATGTTTCCCGCGAGCCTTTAACTGATGTCTCTGCTGAGCTCTCTGTCGGGCAGCTTCCTGCTGATCATGACCCCACTTCAAAACCTGAACCTGTGACCTTGACCTGTGCAACCTACTCTGCTCCCAGTCGTCCACCTCTCACCCAGTTAGACGAGACACCTCCTAGTGGACTAGTTAACACAAATGCCATTGACCAGCCCAAGTCCACAATTGACTCAGCTAATCTGACAAAGGATGAATCACTGACTTCAGAAGAGACAACCTCTGACCAATCAAGTTCTGTCACTAATCCTGCTTTTGTGCTGCAGCCTCCTGGCCCAATGTTGAGTCATTTGGAGTTCATTAGTGACAGTGATGTATCCCTTCCTGGGCAGACAGATAACAACAGTACTGGTGGTGACAGCACCAGCGTCTCCGGAGAGGTGGACGGCAGTCAGCGCAGAGAAGTGACACAAGTGTGTTTAGCACATGATCTGGAGTGCAGTGATGTTAAAGCAGATGAGATTTGTCCAATCATGGAGGATAGAAATGATGCTAAGGAGTCTGTAGCGGGGAATTCTGTTACCAATAATCTTGTAACTCCCTTTTCACAAGTGGAAAATCTGCCTCCTCCGTCTGTGCCTCCTGGTGCGGATGATGTTCAGGCAATGGGTGAATCTGATAAAGTAATTTCCCTAACTCATGCTGAGCCAGACTCTACTGGCATTAAACCTGTTATCTGTGAAGCATCCATTAGGGATGACCTCTTAAATGCTAGCTGCCCACTCAGCCCTGACTTGCCTACCGATGAGGCTTATAGTAAAACTGCCCAAGAAAATGTGAAAGAAGAACACAAAGTGGGCGATGAGACCTCGGTGCTatttgaagagaaaaagaaacaagctgGTGAGGAAACAATGGATAATcaaaaggaagcagcagagagcaacaagctgcacacaggaaacaatGGCACAACACCACAACAGAGTAATGGAACAGATAAAGAGGCTGTGGAGAAAATTGCAGCCCCGCAGCCACCACTTAAACATAAAGTACAAAAGACTGAGTCACCATTAAGTGAAACGTTTTCCTTATCTACCAGCACACCTGCATCTGAAGAAGTGCTACGCACTGACTCAAGCGCTGAACCTCAGACTGTTTATGACCAGAATTTGCACCAAACTCTGGCAGCGACACTGGAATGCAGCTCTGACTCTGCACCAGATTCAAGCGTAGCTCTTGGCCAATCGCAGTCCGCACCCGAACCCGACTGTTTTGCTCGGCAAcaggagcaacagcagcagcaacggcGGCTGGGGTCCAGACATCCCACAGAAGAATTGCCAGGTGGCTGTCtagagaggggagaaaagacagacagcgAGACCCAAGCAGTGGTTCGGGGAGTGAAAGGGGCGACAGAGGAAGCAGATGTGCCTGTTGGGAGTTTGTGTCAGTTGGGAGGCAAAGAAGAGCTGGTGGGCGATGACAGTATTGGTAGTGAAGGAGTGATGGGTGCAGATAAAGGTGAGGCAGTGTTACCAGGGGTTGAAGGGGCAAATGTGCCATCTCAACTTGATTTAAATGAGACAGGTAGGACGGCTGAGAGAAATACCTCATGTGACACAGAGACAGTAACAACTTCCTCTCACGTAGGTGATACAACACAGGAGATAGATGAAAAGGAAAGCTCTGGGTTAGGGGGAGGTGGGTCAGATGCAGATTTAGTGCCTGACACCGCATTTGTGAGTGATCTGGATGGTAAAGGTCAGCAAAAAAGTCACGTATCAGCCGCCTGTCAAGACCAATATGTTGAACCTGGAACGTCAAAGAACAAAGCTGTATCTGTTCGGTCTGCGTCACAGCAGCATGAGACCTCTCCTCCCCAAACTTCTGTCTCATCAAAGGCCGGCACAGATAGTGAGGACATTGATACACCCGTAATTCCAAGTGCAAAGCAGGCTGAAGAAATTCATGCAAAGGTATTCAGTGCTCTGCCAGATCCTACTGGGCAACCAGGAAGTGGGGAAAATGCTTTCAGCGCTGCCACGGCCGTGAACGGCAACAGTAGTGAAAGTGGGGAGTGTGAAATTCAGGATACAGTGTGCGTGCCCCTTGAGCAGCAGAGCTCCAATAAAACTTTAGCCACACAAAGAAGCCCAGTAGTACAAACGCCCATAAAAGGCTCTGAGGTGATCACAAAAGAAGATAAAGCAGCTTTGGACGGAGAGAAAGTTAACAGCCAGGGAGAGGAACAAAGTGAGATTAAAATAAGGGACAGTGAAGGAATGGAGAAGCAGGGGGCTGTAAATTTAACCGGGAACGCTAAAGAAGACAGTGGCTCGGGGTCGGTCAAAGCTGCAGGCCCCTTTCAAAGTGGGGTGTCAAGCAGCTCTGAAACATCTGTTTGTCCCTCTGAAGGGAGCGTTGGTGCTCCTAAGGCAGCAGAAATAGACAATGATCAAACAGATTTCACATCTGTTGTTTTGTCAAAGTGTCAGGAAGACTTTTCATCAACCTCCACTGTGGCCCCGATACCGGATGACCAGGTGTCACTGTCAAAGCCCCACAGTGATATTGTGGAAACCCCCATTGTCACTGCTCCTGAGCGTGAAACAGAATCTCCTGAAAAAGCTCCTGCCTGCAGTCCTCCTGTTGAACAAGTGTCTGTGAACATAGAGGCTGTTGATGTGTCAGAGCGTCCCGCTCCTGGACTAACGGTCCAGGAACCAGATACAAACTGGATAAAGGCGCTAAAAGAAGCCGCCTCCCACTCTCAGAGTGAACAAGTGAACAGACTGGAGACCTCAAG accCCTCCCATCTCTGGAGTCTCCACAGCTAGAGTTTCTCACTCCCACTGAAGACTGTGCTCCTCCGAGACAAGAGGAGATCCCACCAGAGGTTCAGGCGGCAGAGGAGACGACAGAAATCCCATCTTTAAACCTTCCGAAGAAGCCAGTAGACCTTCCTTTGCCTTTGAAAAAGGCAGCAGATCTACCAGAACCAACACGGAAAGCAGCAGAGCTTCACGAACCAGAGCAAAGCACAAAAGTAGAGCTCCCAGAAGTGGAGATAAAAACCGAGCTTTCAGGGGCAAACgagaaagaagaagagcctCCAGAAGAGTTTAAAGAGCCAGTAAGTTCTACAGAAGCATCAGAGGAGCAGGCGGAGGTCTTCGAACCAACGAAAAGGACAGAAGAGATCCCAGAGCCGACAGAAAATGAGATAGAATCCCTAGAAGAACCAACAAAGGATGAAGAACCAGAAGCAGCAAAGACAACAACAGAGCCCCCGCAACCAGAGAACAAGCTGGTCAGTGAGCTGCCAGAGGAGCTAGTGGAAATACCAGCACAGATCCCACCTGTGGAGCCATTTCAAGTCCCAGCTGAGAAAACTGCAGTGACAGAAACAGTTGAGATTCCTACTGCAGAGCCACAGGACAGTTG GCCCTCCCTCGCTGAGCAGTCAGAGAGGGGTCACCCTGCCCCTGCCTCTCCCCCACCTCCCGCCTCCGAGCACCACCCTCCGTCTGCCCACCCTCCTCACCTCCCAACTCCAACACCACAGGAGAGTCACGCACTTGAAGCTCTAACGACCCCgcctgcctcccccctcctccctcccccagcCCCTGCCTCCCCTCCTGCGCCTTCTGACTGTGAGGACCATCACCCTGCCTCTGCGCCCTGCCCTGTCCCACTAAG GAGCTCAGACTCTGATGGAGCTTTTGAAACCCCTGAATCTACAACTCCAGTAAAGGCTGTTTCTCCCGCTGAACCCCAGAGAGAACAACTTCATGACAAAG ACACCTTGGATGGTGTTCCTGCCGCTGGGTTGACCACAGGTGATCCGCCCGGTCTTTCTTCGTCCAGTGCTTTCGATGAGGACAAGCCCATTGCTGCCAGTGGTGCATATAACATTGAAGTTTTTGCCACAGAGGCCACAAGTCACACTCTGACCCGTTCTCTCAGCCTCCAAGGGGCAGACCTTGATAGTTCTAGTCTGCTGGATGGATCGCTGTCTGGGGGTTACCGTCCACATTCTGAATCCTTCAGCGTAGGCACTGAGAGTGCCCCGGGGACGCTCCGCAGGCCCAAGAAAGTTCGCCCTGGATCTTTAAAGAAGAAGCCTCTCCTCAGACAGAACTCCAATCCGGAGAGTGCAAGCCCAGCCTCATCCAGCAGCACCCCAGAAATCAAGAAGCGGGCAAAGCCTCTGACTGCCAGCCCTCTCCCAGCTCAGGAGGAAACAGAAGGAGGCTCTGCGACGCCAAGCCCTGGAGGAACTCTCCGAAAAACCAGGAAAAGCCGCGtgcagactcctcctcctctgcccgaGGAGACCAGTCATATCAGTCAAGAGGAGCGCAGTGTTGTGCCAGCCTTACCCTTGTGCCAGGAGGAGGTCCCTCTCCCTGGTAGTCTGACAAACGAAGAAGACTCCCCAATCCCGCCCAGTGCATCCTATCAATGGGATCCAGAGAACTTTGAGAACATCGACCCTTTCAAAACTGGAGGAAGTAAAATTGCCAATTCCCCTGATCTGGGTCGTAAAGCTCCTGTGTGTGGCCCTATTCCCACCCCTCCAGAGAGTCCCCCTGTTCCTGCTGTGGAACAACGTCTCCCCCATTCCCCCGTTCCCCCCAAAGAGCCAGTCACCAACCCTGAGGAGCAGCCCATTATTCCCAAGCGCCAGCCAGTAAGACTGGAGTTTGACTACTCCGAGGAGGGCTCTGAGGCGTCACATCAGGCCTCTCCTCCGCTCAAAAAGGTGGGAAAGAAGCCCGGTGCCAAGATGCCTCTGAGGAAACCAAAGCTGGGGCTGAAAAAGGCACCTCCGCCAACAACGGAGCCGCTAGACAACACCCCTCAGGCACAACACAATGGCAATGAGGATGAGATCCCTGTTCCTAAAGCAGCTTACAACTTTGAGCCTGACAAATGGGACGACCCAAACTTCAATCCATTTAGTTCAAAGAAAGGTATCGCCAATTCTCCAAAACTACCCCGGCCGTCTTATACCTTTGACCCCAATAACTTTGATGACTCCATAGACCCTTTCAAATCCTCCAGCAATATAAGTAACTCCCCGCCGAAGGCATCAGCGTCCTATGAGCTGTCATCCAATGACAACGATAAtgaaaatgacaatgacaacGTCGGGGAACTGGAGGACCAAAACCAGAACAAACcggccaagaagaagaaaacgccTATCAAATC GAAGTCCAGGGGTGTGTCTTCTCTATGTTGTCTGTT tAACACTTTCAGAGTGAAGAGGTCACCAAAGAAATCTCCGCTGTCTGACACATCCCAG GATCCTGCGGATGAGCTTCACTCACAGGAAGACCACGCCACAGACGAGGAGAAGCTGGCCTCCTCCACCAATCATAAGTGGGCAGCCCTCCACGACATGGACTCAGATTTGAACTCAGACCAGCAAGACTTCCCTCAGCCATGTGACCTTACTTCTTTTGTTAACGAGAACAGTCTTCCTCAGGAGACTCCAG TGCAAGACTATGAAATTGAGTACATGGAGAAGATTGGCTCTGCTTCGCCG CCACTGTCTGTGAAGAAGCCTTCTTTGTACTTAAAGTTGGACTCGGTATCCGACAACTTAACCAAAAATACACATGGATCTGAACCCAGCTCCCCCTGCACAGG GAGTTTTGAGGAGATGGAGGCCCAGATAACAGCCGGCATGAAGACGCCGGTGCTGAGTTCCCGGCCTGGTCCCGAGGGCTCTGCTGGGGGGGACAAGGGCAGGAAGAGGGAGAGCGAGGCGCTCAGCCGaacacagagcacagagagGGAAGAGCAG CCCCCTAGCCAGGGCCCTGTGGAGGCCCCTGCTCCAGCCACGGCCATGCCCCTGTTAGACAGGCTGTCTGAGTGTGatgaccccctgcagtacctggaGCCTGACCTGGCTGAGACCAACCCCACCGCATTCGCCCAAAAACTACAG